Part of the Desulfohalovibrio reitneri genome is shown below.
TTTTTCGTCAACCCAGGGCGGTCAGTTCCATGTCGCCCCACACGGCCATTGAGCCGCCGCACTGGGCGAAAACCCCCCGCACGCCCAGGGAGCGCCAGCGGGCCGCTTGGTCCGTGACCCGGCGCAGGTCGTCCGGCGAATTGAGGCGGTTGGCCAGAGCGGTGGCCGCGGCGTCGGCCAGGGCGGCGTCTTCGGAGCGGACCGTCACCAGGTCCCCCTGGCCCAGGCTCAGGGAGTGGCCGATGCGGCCGGAGGATGAGCAGAAGGCGACCGGGCCACTGTCCAGTTCCACGCCCAGCAGCATGCCGGATTCCGGTTCGGCCAACAGTCCCACCAGCCTGGGTTTGTTCCCCAGGATGAAAAGGTCGCCGCCGTTCTCCACCAAGAC
Proteins encoded:
- a CDS encoding UPF0280 family protein, which produces MAHLSPFRDYRLRTAAREDEARFQVVVGQSDLLIAARQDLSETAWIILSRLRGEIEAFGSLHPPFLESLTPVAAPDTAPRIVRRMARAAGAVGVGPMASVAGAVAQGVAEELADASPDVLVENGGDLFILGNKPRLVGLLAEPESGMLLGVELDSGPVAFCSSSGRIGHSLSLGQGDLVTVRSEDAALADAAATALANRLNSPDDLRRVTDQAARWRSLGVRGVFAQCGGSMAVWGDMELTALG